CCAGCCAGGAGCCCGCACTCAGTGAGGTGTGTTTGTACAGTATATGCTCCTCACTGACCGACTCGCACACCCATTCTCTCACCGGATGTTCACAACTCTGCAAAggaagggtttttattttttatagatgagcaaaccCACAGACAGGCCCGCGAATCCCCCAACTATTAAGTGACCAACCCAGAGTTCAACCTGTTTACACAGGGTCAGCTTTCAAACGGACTCCGAACCACCGCACGTCAGCCCCAGGCAAACAGGCCCCAGTGTGTATGCACAGGGGATGGCAGGCCGCTTAGACCCGGAGGGAACAGGCCCTCTGCGGGTCTTCCTCAGGAACACCGGAGGTCACCCAGGGAGAGATGACGGAGACGTTCATCAAGAGGAAGCCCTGGGCCTCCCTGCTGGATGACATCTAAAAGTTTGTAAAATGTGTATGGCTTGGGGCCAAGCAATCTGAAATAACCCTGAAGCAGGGTCCCTGACGCCCCCTGCTTGCCCCCGGCCAGGGACAGAAGCTACAGTACGGGAGGGGGCAGGGCTCTGGGCAGCAGGTGTTTGCGTACAAATACAGAAGGATCGCTACGTTCACAACCACGCAGCCGGACTTATACGTGCTGGCCATACCATCCCACCCCACTTGGCTGGCTCTGATCTGCTCCAATGTGACTCTGATCTGTTTTATGTCAAATAAGCCAGTTTCATTTGCAAAAGGGGTCCTGTACAGTCTGTACCAACGGCTCAAGCATGCCAGAGAGCTAAGGGTAAAGCAAGCAAGGCTGCCTGGTTCCTTTGTTATGAAGTTGCAAGTGCTTTTCCGTATAGTGCCAGAATCTGGACCCTAAGTAAacgatgctttttttttttatcgtaaTTAAGTGAAAGTGATAGCTGTGAGCACAACACCAAAACAAGAAATTTCCCAGAGCTTAGCCACCGCCACCGTCAACCCCTTCCTTCAAAAACCAATGTATCTCAATGGATATTTGCCCCCAGAAAACACTAGACAAGCAAAACCTCACTTTCAGCCGCTTGGCCCAAGAGCCAGTGCAGAGTTTGCCCAAAGTGAACATGATAGCTGAAAAGGGGAGATTCTGTTTCTAAAAAGTAGGGATAACACCCAACATGTCAGAGAAGCCAAACCTAGCTATTATCCTTTGCTTCAAGACCAAACACCACAGCtaggaatataaaatagtgcagcggccatggaaaacagtatggcggacCCTCAAAAACTTAAACGTAGGAACACcttacgatccagcaattcccctTTTTAGGTATATaaacaaaacaactgaaattAGGGACTCTAACACATTTTTGCATACCAGTGTACACGGTAGTAGTACTCATAATaaccaagaggtggaagcaacccagtgTCCACCAAAGGATGACTGAATAAACCAAATGTGatctatacatacaatgaaatattactcagtctaaaaaaggaaattctgacacacgctacaGCACGCATAAACCTCGAAGACATTATGCTCCGTGaactaagccagtcacaaaaggacaaatagtgTGATTCATGTATACAAGGTccttagagtagtcaaattcagagatGGAAGGTGGAATAGTGGTTGCTAAGGGctagggggagaggggaggatgcTGTTTCATGGGGGAGAGTTTCAGTCCGGGATGCTGAAAAAGTTCCTGAGATACATCAGTGGTGATGACTACACAACAAGTGAATGTCCATAAACAgtgaaaaatggttaaaagggtaaattttatgttatgcgtattaaacacaatttttaaaaaagagtagaaaaagaaaaaccaaacactAGAGACTTGGGGGTCAGAAGCTGCACCCAGCACCTGGACGCATGAGGGTGGAAGCCAGGGAAGGGGAACCAAGTGGCCGCTCCGCCTGTGTTCCCCTCTGGCCAGCTGGCCACAGATCAACCCATCACATGCAGCTCTGCCCAACAGGTCTGCAGTCTTAGCAATCCGGGCAGGATCCCACAGGCCCCTGCACAGTCTttttaagagacaaaaaaaaaaaaaaacaaacaaactaggatttcattttattgtcATGAAAAACCATAACTGAAGCTAGTTAATCCCTTGTGAAATGTCTGCCTTTCAGAGTGTTCTTTCTTCTGACAATAAAATAACCCTTTGTGATTTCGTTGGGCTAATTCAgagctttctttcctctgtgtaAACTGTTttacaagatattttttaaaagtctctcaAAGCACAGTTGAACTCTGCGCACAGGAttgaaacatttaattttctccaAAGCAGTCCCCCAATTGGTTCCCTTGGGCTGGAATCGCGGCAGTTGAGTTTTCTGCAAACCAGGCTTTGAGATCGGGCTTTCTCAGCTCCTTCAGCGTGGCCTGGATGATGACCTGCAGGGCTTTTCCCAGCAGCCTGGCTGGGAGCCAACGGGATAACGGAGGCACGTGAATGAGGACCGCGCACCCATTTCCATGATGCAAAGACAGGTAGTAGGTGTAATCGCAGACATATCTGCAACCACACGAAATGCCACGTTACTACTCCCTGAGCCAGCCTCTAACCCCGGGGAAATGGAAGCAAAAGGGACAATGCAGCATCCCCGAAGCATGAGGAAGTTGGGCTGCCACCTAGGGAGAATTAGgttttgttcttctgcctccGAAAGACAGCGTTGCTGGGAATGAACCAGGTAGAGACTGATTCTACAATCAGCAAGTAGCCGAGCCTAGGAAGGGACCAGATTTTCAAACAACTAGTCCCAAACACCTTTACACCCGAACCCCTCTCCTTCATGTCTACTGAGTCGCTTGTTCGTtttcttggggggaggggtggagaagcTACCTACTGGGGGTCAGAGTTTGGAGGAACCAAGGTAAATTCATCTCTATGTGGAGCTAAATCGGAAGAGTGGAGTCACAACTTGGGCCtcagtaaagaaaaacaaagcatccACAAAACCTTAGTGGCTCTCAAAACATGCCTTCCCATCTCTATCCACTCACCAAAGGccggggtcggggtgggggtgggggtgagggtgggaggcgGGGGCCTCGGGGTCGAGACCCGGGGCGGGGGTGACAACTTGGGGGTCTGCAGGAGCCGCCCGGGGTGGCACCGCATGAGCACGTGGTCATTCCCCCTCCTCTACCCCCTCAGGGACCCGACACCCGCAGGATGTACCTGCCGGCATCTCGAGAAAACGTCACCTCCACGCCCTCCACGGCCACGCGCTTGCTCACCGCCTTCATGCTGACCTCCGAGGCGATCACTTCCGGGCCATCCGGAAGGCACTCGCCGCGTGCCGGCCGGAAACCCCGGATGTCGGCGTCCCGGTAGCCCCGGTTCTTGGCGCACTGCTCCAGAACGATGGCCTTGGCGGAGGCGTCCATGCCGATGTGCACAGCGAGCTGCGTCCGCACACGCGGCAGCCAAGAGGTTAGGGAAACTGAGTCGTGCTCTGCTGCCCGGATGTTGCTGAAGGGCCAAGCCCGGCGAGAGCACAGGGTGCAAAGCATCGCAAAGACCAGATCCGGCACACACCCTCGGGGCTTCCCCGCCGACCTCCCCTAATGAATGTGCGGGGATGAAAACCAGCTGGATAGAAACCCATGTGGCATTTAATTTAACTCCTTTTATAGGGGCAAATATTCTTGCAGGGTAATGTATTCCCCGTCTTTTCCCTCGGGGTCCCCCGGTAGCTAAGACTAGCATAGGAGAAGCTTAGTGTTTCTGGGGAATCTTCCAACTCTTTTGTGAAACTCTAATAAAGGAAGTTAGTAACAATGTGATAAAATATTGTTAGGATTTCTTGAgcttattatttttcctctttgaaaaaaatagccGTGGAGCATTTTATAGAAACACCTGGGACAGTTGTCTTAATGGTGGGATGGGGTGTGTTGTGTTAATCTCATCATCTGGTCTTCCCATTTTTTGGACATTTGTTGTACCAGTTTTTTATATAATGACTCTGTTCGGATAGAAAAGGCTGGAAGTGATGAAGATCGGACCTCCCCAGACAGGCCACCCACCGACCGCCCTTCCAGGCCCAAAAGGTCCTTGTCTCCAGCTTCACCTCACAGCCAACCTGCTGTGCATGGCCATGACTGGGACCTAACCCAAGACCCTATCCGTTTGTTGGAAACTATCTTTGAGTCCTGGCGAGGAGTGAAGATTCCATTtactttcctccttctctctctccagaatCTTCTTCCAAGATCCATTCTGTATTTCAACTTAAACTTTAACGAACAGACCCAGAACCTTAGAAAATTGGGTGGGACCTTACTGGTGGGACATGGGGCAGGGTGCACCTCAACCATCAACCCTAGAACCAGGGTCCAGGGGTCCACAGGTTCTGGGGTTCCACCACGTCATCATCCCACCGCAGCCCCCAGCCTCACTGCCTCCACAGCCATCATTTACTTGCGGTCGAAGATCTTCCCAGATTCTGGTGACCCTCTGCTTCACCTCCCTGTAATCTACAGGCAGCTGAAGAATCCGCAGCTCCACCTTCACGTCGCTGTTCAGGCCCAGCTTGGACAACTCCTGCAGAAAGAAACAGGTAGACTCACTTTTCTGGATGGAGGACCAGGAGAGTCCCTGAAAAGCTAACACTTGGGTCACTCACTCTATTCCCAGGGGCCTTCTGTAGGCTTGGAGcctgacctcaaggagctcacatgGTGGTGAGGGGCCAGCGGGAAAGTCACAGTTCCTGCCCCTCAAGGCCCCGAAAGCCTTTCCCTTTGGGATGCGGGTACCCCCGCAGCATATAGGACCCAGTCTGCCGGTTAGAACACAGTCCGCAAAAGGGATGC
The sequence above is drawn from the Ursus arctos isolate Adak ecotype North America unplaced genomic scaffold, UrsArc2.0 scaffold_28, whole genome shotgun sequence genome and encodes:
- the PGPEP1L gene encoding pyroglutamyl-peptidase 1-like protein isoform X2, which gives rise to MDSQPSCVVVTGFGPFRQHLVNSSWEAVKELSKLGLNSDVKVELRILQLPVDYREVKQRVTRIWEDLRPQLAVHIGMDASAKAIVLEQCAKNRGYRDADIRGFRPARGECLPDGPEVIASEVSMKAVSKRVAVEGVEVTFSRDAGSQAAGKSPAGHHPGHAEGAEKARSQSLVCRKLNCRDSSPREPIGGLLWRKLNVSILCAEFNCALRDF
- the PGPEP1L gene encoding pyroglutamyl-peptidase 1-like protein isoform X1, which produces MDSQPSCVVVTGFGPFRQHLVNSSWEAVKELSKLGLNSDVKVELRILQLPVDYREVKQRVTRIWEDLRPQLAVHIGMDASAKAIVLEQCAKNRGYRDADIRGFRPARGECLPDGPEVIASEVSMKAVSKRVAVEGVEVTFSRDAGRYVCDYTYYLSLHHGNGCAVLIHVPPLSRWLPARLLGKALQVIIQATLKELRKPDLKAWFAENSTAAIPAQGNQLGDCFGEN